In one Lycium barbarum isolate Lr01 chromosome 7, ASM1917538v2, whole genome shotgun sequence genomic region, the following are encoded:
- the LOC132603474 gene encoding AAA-ATPase ASD, mitochondrial-like, whose amino-acid sequence MIRATGLLQSWGGVWTSLASFIFMWDMIHRYCPPELMRALDNWTRRIRSFFYPYIQISISEFMSNNLKPHDAYAAVEAYLSVHLAKDAKRLRAETVNGGGKLVLSMDEHERVTDEFRGAKIQWISGKAVQRESKYLPELERKYYKLMFHKKHRDMVTDTYLELVIKRGKEIQMRNRKRKLYTNGHSKTTWNHIIFEHPATFGSLAMEAEKKQEIVDDLLMFRESKDFYARIGKAWKRGYLLYGPPGTGKSTMIAAMANLLDYDVYDLELTSVRDNTELRRLLAETSSKSIIVIEDIDCSLDLTGQRKKKQEKPLEEKTSKTKKEVPRKDNEESGSRVTLSGLLNFIDGLWSACSGERIIVFTTNYLDKLDPALTRRGRMDKHIELSYCSFEGFKVLAKNYLLLEEHPLFESIEMLMKDTKIIPADVAENLMPSSPKEDAGKCLLKLVEALKQAKELMIKKGKEESADKELPEMKEAADVLQDKEEFVDKI is encoded by the coding sequence ATGATCAGAGCAACGGGATTGCTGCAGAGTTGGGGCGGTGTCTGGACCAGCCTTGCTAGTTTCATATTCATGTGGGATATGATCCATCGATACTGTCCTCCTGAGCTTATGCGAGCGTTAGATAACTGGACCCGAAGAATCAGGAGCTTTTTCTACCCTTATATTCAGATTTCCATCAGTGAATTCATGAGCAACAATCTCAAGCCCCATGATGCCTATGCAGCAGTCGAGGCGTATCTCAGTGTCCATTTAGCAAAAGACGCAAAGAGGCTCAGAGCTGAAACGGTGAACGGTGGGGGCAAGCTGGTGCTAAGTATGGATGAGCATGAGAGAGTAACTGACGAGTTTCGTGGAGCGAAAATACAGTGGATTTCTGGCAAGGCTGTGCAACGTGAAAGCAAGTACTTGCCAGAACTAGAAAGAAAATATTACAAGCTGATGTTCCACAAGAAACATCGTGATATGGTAACCGATACTTACTTGGAGCTAGTGATCAAGAGAGGGAAAGAGATTCAGATGAGAAACAGGAAGAGAAAGCTCTACACAAATGGGCACAGCAAGACCACGTGGAACCATATCATATTTGAGCACCCTGCAACATTTGGTAGCCTGGCAATGGAGGCAGAGAAGAAACAAGAGATTGTGGATGATCTCCTCATGTTTAGAGAGAGCAAGGATTTCTATGCCAGGATTGGCAAGGCGTGGAAGCGGGGTTATCTACTATATGGTCCCCCAGGTACTGGGAAGTCGACTATGATTGCTGCAATGGCAAATTTATTGGATTATGACGTCTATGATCTTGAGCTGACATCTGTCCGGGACAACACGGAATTGAGAAGGCTCTTAGCTGAAACGTCAAGTAAATCTATTATAGTGATTGAAGACATTGATTGCTCACTTGATCTAACAGGTCAAAGGAAGAAGAAACAGGAGAAACCTCTAGAAGAGAAGACTTCTAAGACCAAGAAAGAAGTTCCTCGCAAGGACAACGAAGAGAGTGGAAGTAGAGTCACTCTCTCCGGGCTTCTGAACTTCATTGACGGTCTTTGGTCTGCATGCAGTGGAGAGCGTATAATTGTCTTTACAACAAATTATCTGGATAAGTTGGATCCAGCTCTTACGAGAAGGGGAAGAATGGATAAGCACATTGAGCTCTCCTACTGTAGTTTTGAGGGATTCAAGGTGCTTGCAAAGAATTACCTGCTCTTGGAGGAACATCCCCTGTTTGAATCAATTGAAATGCTAATGAAGGACACAAAGATAATACCTGCTGATGTTGCAGAGAACCTGATGCCCAGCTCGCCGAAAGAAGACGCAGGGAAATGCCTTCTGAAGCTGGTTGAAGCTCTCAAACAGGCAAAAGAACTGATGATAAAGAAAGGCAAGGAGGAATCAGCAGACAAAGAACTGCCTGAAATGAAAGAAGCTGCAGATGTGTTGCAGGACAAGGAAGAATTTGTAGACAAAATTTAG